A section of the Rhipicephalus sanguineus isolate Rsan-2018 chromosome 11, BIME_Rsan_1.4, whole genome shotgun sequence genome encodes:
- the LOC119373765 gene encoding uncharacterized protein LOC119373765 produces MNRPCSVVGCEPSDWHHEKRRHRAPPQQGGRRTEWLRRIGLPESDSRQDLRVFGRHFTPEDYSHNFGLMQQLGITMSRFFLSAEALPTLFLPNPKESVKKRVRRPALKTTAAQATPQFRSVGKWSVRFGNYSRLQHSCKEVGSTEYACKY; encoded by the exons ATGAATCGCCCATGCAGCGTCGTGGGCTGTGAACCCAGCGACTGGCATCACGAAAAGCGGCGACATCGAGCGCCCCCGCAACAGGGCGGCAGGCGGACGGAGTGGCTGCGGCGCATAGGACTCCCGGAGTCCGATTCGCGTCAGGACCTGCGCGTTTTCGGCCGCCACTTCACGCCGGAAGACTACAGCCACAATTTTGGGTTGATGCAGCAATTAGGCATCACCATGTCTAGATTTTTCCTCAGTGCTGAGGCACTGCCAACCTTGTTCCTTCCCAACCCTAAG GAATCCGTGAAGAAACGTGTGCGCCGGCCAGCCTTGAAGACAACAGCCGCCCAGGCGACACCGCAATTCCGTTCTGTTGGTAAGTGGTCCGTGCGATTCGGAAATTACTCACGCTTGCAGCACAGCTGCAAAGAAGTTGGCTCAACAGAATATGCATGCAAGTACTAA